The nucleotide window TCGCGGACTGGTACATGCGCGAGAAGGAGCCCAAGAAGCGCTCGCTGGGCGGGCTCCCGCGGCTGTACCAGAAGTACATCGGCCACGACAACAACCGCGACTTCTACGCCAACACGCAGGCCGAGACGCGGAACATGAACCGCGTCATGTACCGCGAGTGGTTGCCGCAAATCGTGTATAACCACCACCAGACCGGCCCGCCCGGAACGGTGCTGTTTTGCCCGCCGTTCCGCGACCCGTTCAACTACAACTTCGACCCGCTCGTCGTCAGCGGGATCGACGCCGTCGGCGCAGCGATGATGCAGCGGTTCCTCGCGGAGGACAAGCCCGGCGCCACCACGCGGTCCGGCGCCCGCTACTCCACGTGGTTCAACGGCGGCCTCCGCACCACCGCGTACTTCCACAACATGATCGGGCTGCTCACGGAGACGATCGGCAGCCCCACGCCGTCGCGCATCCCCTTCAACCCGGCGCTCCAGCTCCCCCGGGCCGACCTGCTCGCCCCCGTCGCGCCGCAAGAGTGGCACTTCCGGCAGTCGGTCGACTACTCGGTGACCGCGAACCGGGCGGTACTCGACTACGCCTCCCGGCACCGCGAGCAGCTCCTGTACAACATCTGGCTGATGGGCAAGAACGCGATCGACCGCGGCGGCAAGGACAGTTGGACGGTGACGCCGAAGGTGGTGACGGCGGCGAAGGGCGGCCGCGGCGCGGACGCGTTCCAGAAGTTCTTCCGTGACCCCGCGAAGCGCGACGCCCGCGCGTACATCCTGCCGTCCGACCAGCCGGACTTCCTCACCGCGACCAAGTTCGTGAACACGCTCATCGGTACCGGCGTGACGGTCCACCGCGCGACCGACGGGTTCACCGTCGGCGGGAAGAAGTACCGGGCCGGTTCCTACGTTGTGAAATCGGCCCAGGCGTTCCGCGCGCACGTGCTCGACATGTTCGAGCCGCAGGACCACCCGGACGATTTCGCGTACCCGGGCGCGCCGCCGACCCCGCCCTACGACGCCGCCGGGTACACGCTGGCGTTCCAGATGGGCGTTCAGTTCGACCGCGCTCTGGACGCGGTGAGCGGGCCGTTCGAGGAACTGAAGGGCGAAGTGCCTCCGCCCCCGGGACAGGTGCTCGACGCGGACGGGGCGGTCGGGTTCTTCCTGCACCCGCGGACCAACGACGCGTTCCGCGCGGTGAACCAGTTGCTCGCCGCGGGGGAGGAGGTGCGGCGGCTCACGAAGCCGGCCGCGGTCGGCGGCGCGAAGCACCCGGCCGGCATGTTCTTCGTAACTAAGAAAGCGGGCACGCAGAAGCGACTGGAAACGATCGCGACGGCACTGGGAACCCGGTTCGTGGGCAGTCCGGAGGCCCCCGGGCGCGAGGCCGCGGCCCTCAAACCGGCGCGGATCGCGCTGGTGGACCGCTACGGCGGGTCGATGCCGTCCGGGTGGACCCGGTGGCTGTTCGAGCAGTTCGAGTACCCGTTTACCGTGGTCTACCCGCCGGACCTGGATCGCGGCAAACTGCGCGAGCAGTTCGACGTGATTGTGCTCGTGGACGGCATGGGCGGGTCACGCGGCGGTGGCGGCGGGGGCGGGGACCAGCCGCCGGAATCGAACGTGGTGGACGAACTGGGACTGCCCGCCGAGTTCCGCGGCCGTCGCGGCAGCATCACCGCGACCAAGACGGTGCCCGAACTGAAGAAGTTCGTTGCCGCCGGGGGTACGCTCCTCACGATCGGTAGCTCGACCGCGTTGGCCGGTCAACTCGGCGTGAAGGTCGAGAACCACTTGGTCGAGAAGGGCGCCGACGGTAAGGAGAAGCCGCTCGGGCGCGACAAGTTCTACGTCCCGCCGTCCGTGCTGCGGATGAAGGTCGATCCGGCGCACCCGCTCGCGTGGGGCATGGGAGATGAGACCGACGTGATGTTCGCGAACAGCCCGACGTTCCGCGCCCCGGCGAACGGGTCGGGGGTGGAGCGCGTGGGATGGTTCGCGGGCAAGACGCCCCTGCGGAGCGGCTGGGCGTTCGGGCAGGAGCACCTCGACGGCGGGGTTGCAGTGCTGGACGCCGCCGTCGGTAAGGGGCGGGTCGTGGCGTATGGTTCACAGGTGTTGTACCGGGCGCAGCCTCACGCCACGTTCAAGCTGGTGTTCAACGCGATTTGCCGCGCCGGTGCGGGTGACTGAGGTTGTGCGAATGTGTCCGGTGTATGTGGTCCGCGAGCGGTTGCATTGCGGTCAGTGCCGAGATTCGTAACCGCTCGCGGATACCCGGCGCACCGCTCGCGGAAAGGCTGTGATTTTCCCGGCGTCTGGTTAATCTATTGGCTCTATAATTGTCGCAGTGTTGATTCCAGGGGTGCGGGCTGTTGGGACCTTGTGATGGACGCGTTGCCGCGACTGCGAACCCTGGACCGGGCGGCGACGGTGGCGTCGCTAACGATTGACGAGTTGGTTTCGGCGGACGACCCGGTGCGGGTGATCTGGAGCGACGTGACGACGCTGAACCTGGATCGGTTCGTAGCCACGATCCGCGCGGTGGAAGGGCGCCCCGGGCGGAATGCGACGGACCCACGGCTGCTGGTGGCCCTGTGGATGTTCGCCACGGTCGAGGGGGTCGGGTCGGCCCGCCGGTTGGCCCGGTTGTGCGTGCGGGATGTGGGGTTCCGTTGGTTGTGCGGGGGTGTCACGGTCAACTACCACCTGCTGTCCAACTTCCGCACCCACGCGGGAACCGAATTGGAGGCCCTGTTCCACGAGCACGTGGCGATCCGGATGCACGCCGAGTTGGTGCACCTGAAGCGGGTGGCCCAGGACGGGATGCGGGTGCGGGCCCACGCCGGCGCCGGCTCGTTCCACCGGCTCGAATCGTTGGAGCAATGTCCGCGCGAGGTGGCCGAGCCGCTGCGGTTGCTCCAGGACCAACCGGACCAGCCCAAGGGGACCGCCGCGTGCCGCTCCCGGGCGGCCCGGGAGCGGCACGCGCGGGAGAAGCTCGAGCGGCTGAAGGTGGCCCAACAGGACGCGGCCGAGTTGGCGCGCGCGGGCGGCGCGGCTCCGACGGAACCCACCGGCGGCGGCGAAAGCGGCCGCCGACCCGGTACGGTCCGCGCCCCGGGCGTCGTCCACCGACCCCGCGTGCCGTCGCATGAAGATGCCCGATGGCGGGTACCGGCCGGCGTACAACGTGCCGGCGATGACCACCACCGCCGAGAAGATCATCGTGGCGGTAGACGTGACCAATCAAGGAACCGATGGTGGGCTGCTGGGGCCGATGCTGGACCGGGTCGAAGCGACCTACGGGCGGAAGCCGGGTGAGGCGCTGGTGGACGGCGGGTTCGCGAGCGGGGCCGATGTGGAGCGGGCGGCGCGGAGCGGGGTCACCGTGTTCATGCCCCCGAAAGGGGCCCGAGCGGACCGGTTGGCGGGCCGGGACCCATGCGCCCCGAAGCGGAGGGACGGACCCGGGATGAAGGCCCTGCGGGTGCGCATGGGGACCCCGGACGGTCAGGCCATTTACAAGGAGCGGGCGCCGGCCGCCGAGTGGGTGAACGCCGGCATGCGTAACCGCGGGTTGTACCAGTTCCGTGTCCGCGGGTTGGTCGCGGTGCGAGCCGTGGTGGTGCTCCACGCGCTCGTGCACAACTTGTTCCAGACCATCCGGCGGTGCGCCCACAAGCACCCGCAGCGACCATGGACGGATACCCTGCGCGAGGCCGCACGAAAAGCAAGCGAACACAATCGCGAGCCACAAGGCGTGTGACCCGCGGGGCGGCGAGGGCGCAAGGGAGGGGACGCCGGGGGCAAAAAATCACACCCTCGGAGCGAGCGGACCGCGCTCAAAACCGAGACGCGCGGCGCGAACTTGAAACGACTGGACTTGAGCGGCGCGGGTTTACGTCACTCCCAGACCAGCTTCGCGGCGTCGAAGCACGGGCCGTCAACGCACACGCGCTTGTAGTCGTCGCCGTCGGGCGTTTTCACCTTCGCCACGCAACTGAAGCAGACCCCGATCCCGCACGCCATCGGGGTTTCCAGCGACACCTGACACGGCACGTTCCACCGCGCCGCCAGTTTGGCGAGGGCGTGAAGCATCGGCTCGGGGCCGCACCCGACCAGCGGGCCGGTCGGGCCGTGTGATTCGAGCAACTGGGTGACGAAGCCTTTCGTCCCGACGCTGCCGTCGTCCGAGGCGAGGTGCACCTCGACGCCCGCGGCCCGGAAATCTTCGACCCCGGCCGCCAGTTCGGCACTCCGAACGCCGTAGTAAAGGGCGACCTGTTTGGCCCGCGGCCGTGGCGCATCGCCCCCGAACCCCCGGGCGCCGAGCAGCTCGCGCGCGAACGCGAGAAACGGCGTCTGTCCGATCCCGCCCGCCACCAGGGTCACTCGGTCGGCCGGCCCCGTGTCGAGGAACGGCTTGCCGAGCGGCCCCCACACCTGAAGGGGCTCGCCCGCGTTCACCTCCACGAGCCGCCCCGTCATCTTGCCGACGACGAGGTAAACGACATCGATCGCGACCGGTTGGCCGTTTTCGAGGACGGTATCGTAGAGCGCGAACGGGCGCCCCAGGAGCGGGTCGCTGGTGCCGGGCAGCCGGAGCATCACGAACTGCCCGGGGCGAATCGCCGCCGCGATCTCCGGGGCGCGGAGCCGCACGCGGTAGGTGCGCGCGGCGAGTTTGGTGTGTTCGAGAACCGGCGCTGTTAGGTGAAACATCAGAGAACCGGGGATGGCCGCAAAGGAGCACAAAACGCACAGGAGGGGCCGCCGACAACACCGGCGATGGCCCGCCGCGCCGCCGGCGCGGCTCACGCGCCGTCGGTTTTCCGGGGCCTCTTGGGCGCGTCTTGTGATGTTTTGCGGCCACCGTCCGCCGCTTTCAACCGCGCCGCGGTGATCTTTTGCCGCGCCCGTGTAACGAACGCCTTGAGCGCCTTCAGCTCTTCATCGCTGATCCGCCGCGCTTTGCCCTTGGGGAGCTTGTCCAGCTTCACCGGCCCGATCGCCACCCGCTTTAGTCGCATGACCTTGTGACCGAACTTCGCCAGCATGCGCCGGATCTCGCGGTTCTTCCCTTCCGTGAGCACCACGCGGACCCAGGTGCCGTTGCCTTGCGCCTTGATCCGCTTGGCGCTCTTCGCCCGCACCTTGCCGTCGCTCAGCCACACCCCGTCCATGAGCTTCTGGAGGTCATCATCGGTCGGGCGGCCGGCGACCAGAACGAAGTACATTTTGGGGACCCCGTACCGCGGGTGGGTCAGCCCCTGCGCGAGGTCGCCGTCGTTGGTCATCAGGAGCAGGCCGTCGCTCCCCTCGTCGAGGCGGCCGACGGTGTACACCCGCTGCTCCACGTGCGGGAGCAGGTCCACGGCACGCGGCCGGCCCGCGGGGTCGTGGTTCGTGCAGAGGTGACCGACCGGCTTGTTGACCGCCCAGTACACCAGTTTTTCGGCCCGCACGGGCTGGTCGTCGACCGCGATCTGGTGGGCCGACGGGTCGATCTTCAGGCCCAGTTCGGTCACCTTCACGCCGTTCACTTTGACTCGCCCGGCGGAGATGAGCTTGTCGCAGTGCCGGCGCGACCCGACACCCGCGTGCGCCAGATATTTGTTGAGACGTTCCATAACTCAGCATTGTACCACACGCGCCCGGGAGAAAGTAGCGGTGGCCCGCCGGTACGGGGCCGGTTACAGTGGCGCCAGTTCGTTACCGCCTCATTTCGATACTTTTGGAGCGCCGAACCGTGAGCGTGCTGAAACTCAAGTGCCCGGAGTGTCGCGCCGGTTTGAAGTCGGGTTCGGGGTTTAAGGCCGGGCAGACCGTGTGCTGCCCCAAGTGCGAAACGTACTTCGTGGTCGAGGACCCGGACGAGGGCGACGAGCCGGCCAAGCCCCGGGCCGCGGTGAAGGCCGTGAGGGCGGCCGTCGCTGACGAAGACGACGAGGAAGAGGACGAGCGGCCCCGGAAGAAAAAGAAGAAGCGCCGCGCGGCGGACGACGAAGGGTCTTACAAGAACTCCCCGCTGCGGTTCGTCATCCTCGGCGTTCTTGTCGTTATCATGCTGGTCCTGGCGTTCTTCCTCTACAAGAAGAAGCAGAGCGAGGCGGCCGAAGGCGGGATGGCTCCCGAAGACATTCCGCCGGTCGATGTGCAGCCGGTTCCGGGCGGGAAAATGGCCCCAAAGTTGACTCCGCCGGCCGTCAACGTCGTGCCGCCCGGCGCACCGAAGTGACCGACCGATCCGAGGCTGTCAGGCGCGCCGAGTGTTGCGCTCAACGGCGGCGTGGTGGCACCGGCCGAGGCGAAGCGTCTGGTCGCGAAACACACCGCCGCGCTGGTCAGGACCTGGGCCGCCGATCTGGGCAGCGGTACGCGCGAGCAACTCACATGCACCGCCTACGGGTCTTACACCGTGACCCGCACCGGTTCCGGGGCTGTGACCGCCGGCGGGCAGTATGAAGTGAAGGGATTGGTCGGAACGAAAGGGCTGAAACTGCTCCTGACCGGCACGTCCGGTGAGCGAAACTTTATCGTCATCTTCGAGGACGACGAACTCCATCACCCGAGCCTGGAACAGGGCGTGACCGCGGTGTTCCGGAAGGTTCAGTGACCGAAAGTCACGGACGGGAGTGCCGGCGCCGCTCGCGGCGCGAGCGGCCACCCTCACCCCCTGAACAACCAACAACGAAAACAAATCCACGCCGGCCGGGCAAGCGTCACTTCGCCAGCGGTGAGCGGTCACCGGGCAGCACCGTCGTGATTCGGATCCCCGGCCGTTTGCCGTTCGCCGGCTTCAGCCCGGGCGTTGCCGGGGGTGCCGGGAAGCCGAGATCGGTGCCCGCGTCGAGGCTCAAATTTATAACGGCCGGTTCCGCGGCGCGGGGCGTTGGCAGTTCCGTGATGCCCGAGAGTGCCGGCGCCGCCGGCTTCGGCGTTGCTTCTCCGATCACCTCGACCGCGCCAACGAACTCGTCTGTTTCTGGGCCGGGGGACGCCGGCCCCAGGGCGGCGCCGGTAACGGGTTCGTTGGCGCCGGGTGTGGGTCTGCCTTCCATTGTGGGCGCGGGGGACGGTTCCGGCACCGGCTCGGGAGTCCGACCGAGTGCGAACACATCGGCCGCGGCTACCGGCGGACCGACGGGCAGTTCCACCGCAACGACCACCGCGGGGGCGGCTCGCGTGCTCAGTTCCGGTTCGACCGGTCCCGACGGTTGTTCGACCCGCGGCTCGGGTTCTGCGGGCGAAAAATGGCCGAGCGCCGGTACCGCCGCGGCGGCGGCTTGCGGCGCGGGAGGCGCGCCGGGTAACACCTCCGCGTCGATGACCTCGGCGTCGATCACTTCCGCGTCGATGATTTCGGCGTCGATCACTTCCGCCTCAATAACCTCGGCCGGCGCCGTCTCGGAGCTACTGGTTCCGATCACTTCGGCGCTGATCGGCTCGCGCTCGGCCTTCCACTTGGCCGCGATCTCCTCCTGCATCCGCAAGATCCCGCCGACGCTCTTGAAGTGCAGCCGGAAGCACTTGGACCGGGCGCTCTGGAGCTGCTGCTGCAGCTTGACGATCCAGGTCCCCTTGACGTAGCTCAGCGGCGGCTCCGGCACCATCTTGCCTTCGAGAATGAAATCGGCGAGGTTCTCGCCCTCCTCGAAGTTCTTCATCGCCGGCAGGTTGAGTTCCTTGGCGTCGCGGATGATGTTCCGCAGCGACTTCCACGACGCCCGCAGCACCCGCAGCACCTCGCCGACGAACTCGCTGGACACCTGGTCGCCGTGCTGCTGCTGGAGGTGCGAGAGGACCGCGAGGTGCCGCTCGGCTTCGTCGTACGCGTGCCGCGACTCCATGTACAGCCGCTGCACCTCCAACTGGAACCGGTACCGCTCGACCAGCTCGTCCTTCAGCTCGGGGGCGACCTGTGCCGCCATCTGCACGTGCAGCAGGTACACCCGCCGGTCGAACGACTTGAACCACTCCCAGTTCTCGTCGCGCTTCCGCTCGGCGTCCTCGATCCGGCGCTTGAGCTTGGGCGACGGGCGCCCGGTCGCGCTGCTGTGGAGCGATTCGAGCTCCTTGTGGATCTCGTTGCGCGTCTCGACGTTCTGCTCGCAGCCGTCGTACAGCTTCTCCAGCACCTTCTCCATGCGCTCTTCGGCCCAGGGCTTGTCCCGGACGAGGCCGTTCAGCTCGCTGAGGTCGCCGGGCTCGAGCGGCCGGTCGTCGTAGCACTCCTTGTACTTCGAGTCGTACGTCGTTTCGGAGTGCTCGTTGTCGATGAACGTCTGCACCTCGGCCGCGCTCACCAGCTCGGTGTTCTTCGGCACCTTGAACACCATGCGGTAGAACTTGTACGTCATCCGCTCCCGGAGGTCGTCCGCGTCGGCGAACAGGATCCACGGCGACCGGTGGTCGGCGGCCGCCGGGACGTAGGTCCGCTTGGCGTTGGCCTCCAGCTCGTGGGCCGGGGGGTGCGTGCGGCGCATCTCCGGAACGTCGTCGGTGTCGTCCCCGTCCGCAGGGTCGAACAGTTGCACCGTTTTGCCGGCCATCGGGTGGTCCAGCGCCGGCGGGAGCCCCAGATCCGGGTTCTTGCGCTTCAGCCGGACCACCGCGGCGGCGCGGTCCTGGTGGAGGAACATGTCCCGGCTGTGCAGCTTGTGGTCGCGGGCCACGGCCAGATCCTGGACCGCCTGCATCAGGCACAGGTTGCCGAACTTCAGCCGGAACAGGCTGAGCGCGACCGCGTCGCTGCCGGCCGCCTTCACCGCCACCAGGTCGGCGTGGAACTCGGCCTCCCGCATCACCGCCATCCGCTGGAGGGTGATGACCTTGAAGATCTGCCACAGGACGGTCCGGCCCACCCACAGGACCCCGCCAACGCCTAGACCGAGGACCGACAGGACGTTGTTCTGCCGCCGGCACCAGTTCACCGCACGGTCAAACCAGTCCTCGCCGGATACCAGGTCGCCGATGATGCGGCTCGCCACGTAGGCGTAACTGGACGACGTGGCGGACTGGCTGAAGTGGCCAAACTCGTGCGCGAGCACCGACTTGAACTCGGTCAGGTTCATGCAGTTCACCAGCCCCAGGCCGATGAGCAGGTCCTTCTTGGGCTCGACGAACAGGTTGATGAGGGTGGCTCGCGGCATTACTGCCGCGTTCACGTCCGGGGAGACGAACACGCGGTTGGGCTTGGGCGCGTCGAGCTCGTCGCACAGTTGGTCGATGAACGCGAACAGCACCGGTTGCTCGTCCGCGGTGATCTCGATGTGCAGCTCCTTGTCGACCGGGTGCCGCTTGAAGAAGCCCTTTACGAGGTACAGGAAGAACACGCTGGAGACGACGATGCCGACGACTTTGACGGGGAGCCAGTGGCCCAGGCTCCACACGCACCAGAACCCGACAAGGGCGAAGAACAGCACCGCCCCGATGTAGAACATGAGGAACAGGAACAGGCCGGAGAGCAGCAGGTTCTGCTGCCGGACGTAGGCCGCGGGGTAGTCGGTGAGGTCCTCGGGCACGCCCTCGGGGCTGGGCGGGTACGGCACCTTGGGGCCGCGCTTCTTGCGCCGGGCCGGGCCATCGCCGTCGGGGGCGTCGCGCCGCTTCCGGGCGCGTTCGGAACCGGAGCCGTCGGTCGAGCGGCCCGCGGTTCTGGCTTTTGCCTCCGGTCGGGGGGCGTCCTCCGGGATTTCCTCGGGCGGGAGGTCTTCGGGCTCTTGAGCCTGAGAATGGGCCATGTCCGACCTGCGCGGCTTCCGCCGTCTGTAAATGTACGGTGCGGGAGTATTTATAGACGATGGCGGGGTGCGGGGCGTCTGTCAACCCCCGGAGGGGACCCCGTGCGGAATGAGGGGGCCGAATGTCAAACAATGAACCTGCTGCGGGCCGCACGATCGACTGGGCCGCGGCCCGCACCCGGATGTTGCTGGACCCGACCGTAACGATGCTCAACACCGGGTCGTTCGGGCCGCTCCCGGTGCCGGTGTTCGACCGGGCCACAGAGCTGCGCCGGATGCTGGCCGCCGGGCCGACGAACTTCTTCGTGCGCCAAGCGCCGCCGCTCCTCTGGGCGGCCCGCGAGCGAACGGCCGCGTTCCTCGGCACGGCGCCGCAGCGGCTGGTGTTCACGTCGAACGTGTCGGCGGCGATCAACCTGGTCGCGTCGGGGCTGCGGCTTAACGCCCCCGGCGAGATCCTGATGAGCGACCACGAGTACGGGGCGATGATCTGGTGCTGGGAGCGTGCCGTCCAGCGGCAGGGGCTGACGATCCGCACGTTCCCTCTGCCGACGATGGCGAGCGACCCGGCGGAAATTGTGGACGCCGCCACGAAGGCGATGACCCGGCGGACGCGGCTGCTGTTCTTCAGCCACGTGCTTTCGCCCACGGGACTGGTGCTGCCCGCGAAGGCGCTGTGCGCCGAGGCCCGCCGGCGCGGCGTCGTGACCGTGGTGGACGGCGCGCACGCGCCGGTGTACGTCCCGCTGGACGTGTCGGACGTGGGCGCGGACTTCTACGCCGCGAACCTGCACAAGTGGCTGCTGGCGCCGTCCGGGGCCGGATTCCTGGTGGTGGGACCGGGTAACGAGGACCGCCTCCAGCCGCTCCACGTGAGCTGGGGCTATTACCCCGACAAGTACCCGATCGGCGAGGCCGTGCGGTCGGTCGGCCCCGACGCGCAAGACACATACGGCAGCACGCCGCGGACGCGCTTCCTGGAGTTCGAGGGGACGCGGGACCTGTGCCCGTGGCTGGCGGTGCCGGCGGCGATCGACTTCCAGTCCGAGTACGGCTTCGACGCGGTGCGCGGCCGCATCGCGGAACTGGCGGCGTACACGCGCGCGGTGATCGGCGGGCTGGGGCTGCCGCTGGCAACCCCCTCGGTACCGGGGCTGTGCGGCGCGATG belongs to Gemmata obscuriglobus and includes:
- a CDS encoding dihydroorotate dehydrogenase electron transfer subunit, which codes for MFHLTAPVLEHTKLAARTYRVRLRAPEIAAAIRPGQFVMLRLPGTSDPLLGRPFALYDTVLENGQPVAIDVVYLVVGKMTGRLVEVNAGEPLQVWGPLGKPFLDTGPADRVTLVAGGIGQTPFLAFARELLGARGFGGDAPRPRAKQVALYYGVRSAELAAGVEDFRAAGVEVHLASDDGSVGTKGFVTQLLESHGPTGPLVGCGPEPMLHALAKLAARWNVPCQVSLETPMACGIGVCFSCVAKVKTPDGDDYKRVCVDGPCFDAAKLVWE
- a CDS encoding transposase, which gives rise to MDALPRLRTLDRAATVASLTIDELVSADDPVRVIWSDVTTLNLDRFVATIRAVEGRPGRNATDPRLLVALWMFATVEGVGSARRLARLCVRDVGFRWLCGGVTVNYHLLSNFRTHAGTELEALFHEHVAIRMHAELVHLKRVAQDGMRVRAHAGAGSFHRLESLEQCPREVAEPLRLLQDQPDQPKGTAACRSRAARERHAREKLERLKVAQQDAAELARAGGAAPTEPTGGGESGRRPGTVRAPGVVHRPRVPSHEDARWRVPAGVQRAGDDHHRREDHRGGRRDQSRNRWWAAGADAGPGRSDLRAEAG
- a CDS encoding transposase, whose translation is MGTPDGQAIYKERAPAAEWVNAGMRNRGLYQFRVRGLVAVRAVVVLHALVHNLFQTIRRCAHKHPQRPWTDTLREAARKASEHNREPQGV
- a CDS encoding M48 family metallopeptidase; protein product: MAHSQAQEPEDLPPEEIPEDAPRPEAKARTAGRSTDGSGSERARKRRDAPDGDGPARRKKRGPKVPYPPSPEGVPEDLTDYPAAYVRQQNLLLSGLFLFLMFYIGAVLFFALVGFWCVWSLGHWLPVKVVGIVVSSVFFLYLVKGFFKRHPVDKELHIEITADEQPVLFAFIDQLCDELDAPKPNRVFVSPDVNAAVMPRATLINLFVEPKKDLLIGLGLVNCMNLTEFKSVLAHEFGHFSQSATSSSYAYVASRIIGDLVSGEDWFDRAVNWCRRQNNVLSVLGLGVGGVLWVGRTVLWQIFKVITLQRMAVMREAEFHADLVAVKAAGSDAVALSLFRLKFGNLCLMQAVQDLAVARDHKLHSRDMFLHQDRAAAVVRLKRKNPDLGLPPALDHPMAGKTVQLFDPADGDDTDDVPEMRRTHPPAHELEANAKRTYVPAAADHRSPWILFADADDLRERMTYKFYRMVFKVPKNTELVSAAEVQTFIDNEHSETTYDSKYKECYDDRPLEPGDLSELNGLVRDKPWAEERMEKVLEKLYDGCEQNVETRNEIHKELESLHSSATGRPSPKLKRRIEDAERKRDENWEWFKSFDRRVYLLHVQMAAQVAPELKDELVERYRFQLEVQRLYMESRHAYDEAERHLAVLSHLQQQHGDQVSSEFVGEVLRVLRASWKSLRNIIRDAKELNLPAMKNFEEGENLADFILEGKMVPEPPLSYVKGTWIVKLQQQLQSARSKCFRLHFKSVGGILRMQEEIAAKWKAEREPISAEVIGTSSSETAPAEVIEAEVIDAEIIDAEVIDAEVIDAEVLPGAPPAPQAAAAAVPALGHFSPAEPEPRVEQPSGPVEPELSTRAAPAVVVAVELPVGPPVAAADVFALGRTPEPVPEPSPAPTMEGRPTPGANEPVTGAALGPASPGPETDEFVGAVEVIGEATPKPAAPALSGITELPTPRAAEPAVINLSLDAGTDLGFPAPPATPGLKPANGKRPGIRITTVLPGDRSPLAK
- a CDS encoding aminotransferase class V-fold PLP-dependent enzyme codes for the protein MSNNEPAAGRTIDWAAARTRMLLDPTVTMLNTGSFGPLPVPVFDRATELRRMLAAGPTNFFVRQAPPLLWAARERTAAFLGTAPQRLVFTSNVSAAINLVASGLRLNAPGEILMSDHEYGAMIWCWERAVQRQGLTIRTFPLPTMASDPAEIVDAATKAMTRRTRLLFFSHVLSPTGLVLPAKALCAEARRRGVVTVVDGAHAPVYVPLDVSDVGADFYAANLHKWLLAPSGAGFLVVGPGNEDRLQPLHVSWGYYPDKYPIGEAVRSVGPDAQDTYGSTPRTRFLEFEGTRDLCPWLAVPAAIDFQSEYGFDAVRGRIAELAAYTRAVIGGLGLPLATPSVPGLCGAMTAFELPDGRTAPALRKELWARRVEIPVIERPGRLLIRVSHHFYTTEAEIDRLAKVLKEIGVASM
- a CDS encoding pseudouridine synthase gives rise to the protein MERLNKYLAHAGVGSRRHCDKLISAGRVKVNGVKVTELGLKIDPSAHQIAVDDQPVRAEKLVYWAVNKPVGHLCTNHDPAGRPRAVDLLPHVEQRVYTVGRLDEGSDGLLLMTNDGDLAQGLTHPRYGVPKMYFVLVAGRPTDDDLQKLMDGVWLSDGKVRAKSAKRIKAQGNGTWVRVVLTEGKNREIRRMLAKFGHKVMRLKRVAIGPVKLDKLPKGKARRISDEELKALKAFVTRARQKITAARLKAADGGRKTSQDAPKRPRKTDGA
- a CDS encoding M14 family metallopeptidase; the encoded protein is MRRIVALALVLSGTVFLSPHEALRSAEPKPAPKVTTPKAHFGFNLGDDYCLANYEQYAAYLAKLEKESDRIKVVEIGKTAEKRPQLMAVVTAPANHKLLARYQAVAKQLANADGVTPEAAKRLAAEGKAVVWIDGGLHASETLCAQALAETIYQFVSATDAESLRILDDVIILFVHANPDGHDLVADWYMREKEPKKRSLGGLPRLYQKYIGHDNNRDFYANTQAETRNMNRVMYREWLPQIVYNHHQTGPPGTVLFCPPFRDPFNYNFDPLVVSGIDAVGAAMMQRFLAEDKPGATTRSGARYSTWFNGGLRTTAYFHNMIGLLTETIGSPTPSRIPFNPALQLPRADLLAPVAPQEWHFRQSVDYSVTANRAVLDYASRHREQLLYNIWLMGKNAIDRGGKDSWTVTPKVVTAAKGGRGADAFQKFFRDPAKRDARAYILPSDQPDFLTATKFVNTLIGTGVTVHRATDGFTVGGKKYRAGSYVVKSAQAFRAHVLDMFEPQDHPDDFAYPGAPPTPPYDAAGYTLAFQMGVQFDRALDAVSGPFEELKGEVPPPPGQVLDADGAVGFFLHPRTNDAFRAVNQLLAAGEEVRRLTKPAAVGGAKHPAGMFFVTKKAGTQKRLETIATALGTRFVGSPEAPGREAAALKPARIALVDRYGGSMPSGWTRWLFEQFEYPFTVVYPPDLDRGKLREQFDVIVLVDGMGGSRGGGGGGGDQPPESNVVDELGLPAEFRGRRGSITATKTVPELKKFVAAGGTLLTIGSSTALAGQLGVKVENHLVEKGADGKEKPLGRDKFYVPPSVLRMKVDPAHPLAWGMGDETDVMFANSPTFRAPANGSGVERVGWFAGKTPLRSGWAFGQEHLDGGVAVLDAAVGKGRVVAYGSQVLYRAQPHATFKLVFNAICRAGAGD